DNA from Papio anubis isolate 15944 chromosome 1, Panubis1.0, whole genome shotgun sequence:
TCAAACTCCTTGAGAGCCCTTTTCTTTACTAAATTCCAGAGATTTTAGAAATCCTGAGTTCTTAGACTTTGCAGTAAAAATAGCCAGtttgatattttcaaaagaatatttttgatTCAATAAACTCCTAATGTGCTatctatatttgtttatttttgcttgttgtACGCAGCTCTACACAGAGTTCACATTTTCAATTTGTAATTTTCACATCCACATTTTCAATTTGTAATTTAATTCATGTCCTATGATGTTCCTTTGGCTTATTCTTATGGATTTGATGAACTGTTTTCTCTATGATGGTATTTCAACAATTTGgcagacagaatgagactcatcTCTCTCTCTAAGGAGGTAATTAAACCTAGAGGGCAGTTAAGTATCACACATCCAAAACATGACagagacagattttttaaaagttttattgaagTTATGATTCACATAGTTGGGCTCTTAGctctgcaaattttaaaaaatcaaacaaaaataagaacaaaacatGAAGTTAAGTaggacaaaataaatgtaaagtataaAATACTAATTGTTTCTAAAAATCTCTTGAAAAGTCTCCAGGAAGGTACAAATGGCATCAGCCAGGATCATGgacttactggctgtgtggcctggcCCTGTTTGTAAAATATGGTTATTAAGAGCACATGGCTTATCAAGttagaaaattaaatgagttcatagTAGTCACTTCGGGTTTTCTAGCAcctaataagcaaataaatttttGATCTTACAATTATACTAATTTATAAGCCTAGCAatacttctcattttctctcttccttttccttaatGGTCTCAGTCTACAGCCTCCACATTACTACATTCCCTAAGCTCTCAGCTCCATTTCTCCCCTAACCCAGGACTTCTTAAGCTTTAATTAATTCTACTCCCTCCACCTTCTCTCTCTGGGAATTTAATTGTGTATATGGAGTTATCTGTTTTTCCTGAGACcagcttttactttctttctttctttctttctttctttttttttttttttgagatggagtttcactcttgcggcccaggctggagtgcagtggcacaacaggctcactgtgacctctgcctcccaggttcaagcaattctcctgcctcagcctcctgagtaactgggattacaggtatccgcAACTACGCcgagctattattattattattattatttttttttgtatttttagtagagactaatcATATAacatgtggtttcaccatgttggtcaagcagtctcaaactcctgacctcaggtaatccacctgcctcagcctcccaaaatgctgggattacagatagcTGAGGCCACTTTTTTCTTTACCCATCTTTTAATTTTAGTCTAAAGGTTTTCAGCCTTGCAATTATTGGCTTTCTGGGTCAGATAATTCTGCACTGTGGGGCTGTCCTATGCTTGGTAGGAGGCTTAgctgcatccctggcctctacccgcTAGATGCCAGAAATTCTCTAAGTTTTGACAACAAAAAATGTCCCTTGGAGAGTCAAATTTACCCCTTTAGAAGAAATGCtaattctgccttttttttttttttttttgataattgcCTGCTACATCTTCACTATTTTGTAATTGGGATGTCAGAAACATCTAGTAGCTCCTTCTAGGACTGGGGAGTCCATTATGAAAGGAACAGTCACATTTCAGTCATTCTTTTCTGACAGAGGCCTCACTACAATCCCTCTCATCACATCCTGTCCCCCATTACCTCACAATCCCAGGACAAAAAGACTCGACAGACTCCAGAATTTTGCAGCCTAGAGCTAGAATTCTGCATCTTCCCTGTGGTAGTGCTGGATGTCAGGGGCAGACAGGAGGGCACACTTCCAGCCCCACATAGGGAGAGACAGAATGAAATGCCAAGGGAGACACCAGTGGTAATGAGGACAAGAAGCTTTATTTTTTGACGAGGTCAGGCACAAACACTGCCAGTCCTTCACAGGTACAGGGGTAAGGGAACATGTGACATCCTGGACATCAGATAGGAAGTGCCTTCTGGGGAGAGCCCAGACCTTCCACAGGAAAACCCCCAGCTCAGCCTGTGAAAGCCAGAAGAGGGTATCTGGGAACTCGTGCATCAAGATGGGGTTTTCCTGGGCCCTTGGGATTCTTGTTTCCTCTAAAATCGCTTGTCTCAGCATCAGGATCCAGGTCAGCagcagcctccagaaccatggcTGCAGCCGGAGCTCCCGCCTTGCTGACCACTGCCCCTGTCACAGGAGTTGGACCTCCGGCGCCGGCatcggtggcggcgcctgtggtggCTCAGGCAGCAGCCGCCCTCGGAGCTGGGACCGCAGCCCCCGGAGCTTGGGGCACAGCCAGAGGAAGCTGGAGGCAGACACTGTGCTGGGCTCTTTGGGGGACACTTGGGTGAGGGGCACTTGGGTGGAGGTGTGCACTGCTGCTGGTTCTGCTGGCAGGACATCTTGTCAGGAGTTGAGTTGTCCTGGACAAAAACAATTTGTAAGTTCAAAATCTACAGTCCAATGTCTCTAAGACCAGCTGCCTCCTGAGGCACGAGCTGCAGGAGGGTGAGGGAAGCTGATGTGGAGCTGGTGGGACATGTCAGATGCCTCTCACTTTGTTCTCCACCTGGGACAGATTGCTGTGAGTCTAAGTGGGCATCcatgtttctgtttctccaaagAGCCTCTAGGAATGCACCCTTTTGAAAAAAGGCATTCTGGAGAATGGATATCATAGGAAACATGTGCCAGCCTGAGTAGAAACAGGATGGGAAGGAATCATAAGCTTCTGTGGCCTTTGCAGGTCATGGAATTGCTGTCAGCTCCTGCAGGGGCTCCCTCCTGGCCCCACTTCCCGCATTGGTACCCTCTCTGCCATCCCCTCTCTGGGCTTTTGTTTCAGAcctctccatctccctctcttCTGCTATGATCTTAGTTTTCCGTTCCAGCATCCCAAGTTGAGTCCCATCCCCTGCCGGACACTCACCAGGTGCAGAGGAGGCAGGCGAAGGCTGTTCCTGAGGAGACTGCGGATGAGGAGCCCAGGGCAGGAGTGCTTTTATCTTGTGCACGGTGTGTGATGCACAGCCTGGGCATGCTGCTGCTTTCACAACCAGGGGAGGTGACAGCCAGGCACACGCCCAAGACTAGATTTGTAGCTTGGGTACTTCCATAATATCCAACCAATGACATTGAATCTGGAAGCAGGATCGCTGTCCACATACCTCTCACCTGGGAGCCTACCactgcttcctttcttcctcccttcttccttctttcaactCACGTGCTGTGGAGCAGAGTCTGTCCCTTACAATTTCCTGGGAATTAGTATGACATAATTCTTTCTTGAGTCATGACTGGAGAAATAatagtcatttcaacaaatggaGCTGAAACATTTGGGCATCCATATGTAAAAGAAATCATACCTAATGctagatataaaaattattagattgtaatttaaaaaattaaaaattaaactatgaaacttctacaataaaacaaaaaaatctttgtgactttgggttatgcaaaatattttagatatgccAAAAAGgtacaattcaaaaataaatataggacttcatcaaaataaaaaacttctgcTTTTCAAAAGGCATTGCTAggcaaatgcaaagaaaattcacaaattcaCAGACTTGGAGACAATATTGTAAAACACATATCTTACTAAGGACTTgggtcaataatttttttttttttttttgagatggagccttgctctgttgcccaggttggagtgcagtggcatgatctctgctcactgcaagctccgcctcccgggttcacgccattctcctgcctcaacctcccaagtagctgggtctacaggcgcccgccaccacgcctggctaatttttttgtatttttagtagagacagatttcactgtgttagccaggatggtctcgatctcctgacctgtgatctacccccttggcctcccaaagtgctgggattacaggcgtgagccactgcgccaggccaatattttttaaattctcaaaaataggtaataaaacagaaaatatgggcaaaatatttgaagagacattTTAACAAAGAAGATACATGGGTGGCaggtaagcacatgaaaagatactcaacctaatcagtcattagagaaacgcaattTAAAAGCAAAGTGAGATACCACTCTATACACATcggaatggctaaaatgaaatgTGACAATATCAAGTAATATGAGGGATGTAGAATAACAAGAAGCCCAAgtcattgctggtagaaatgcaaaattacaTTAGTTGGCAGCCTATCAAAACAATTAAACATACAACTTACAATTTGCCCCAGAAATCCTATTCTTAGATATTTAGCCAAGAGAAATAAACTTGTATGTTCACAGAAAAACCTGTAGGCCAATATTTatagtggctttattcataactgccctGAACTTGAAGGACCCCACATGCTCTTCAATTGAtgaatagagttttaaaaatggtatatCTGTGTAATGGAAGGATACTTAGcaataagaaaaaggaatcaaCTACTGATACGTAAAACAACAGGGATGAATTTCAAATGCAAAATAAGTCAGACTTTatactacatattatatgattttaattatagggcattctggaaaaggcaaaattataagaACTGAAAAGaggtcagtggttgccaaggATTGGTATGAGGGAGGGGTAGATTTAATAAGCACATGAGGGAATATTTTGGGGTGATAGAACTGTTGTATATCTTAGTTGTAGTGGGGTCTACCTGACTATGTTAGTCAAAGCTCATAGAATTGGATAATTAAATGGATGATTTTATGGTACTCAATATCTCAAGAAATGAaacttagaaaaaacaaaataacaatttttagaaataaaaataatgaaatataaaaaaaggGAAGCAAAGAATGATGAATACAAGATTTAGAATCATGGTTATATTAGATGGGACaggcagggacatgggtgaaggcTGAATTACACAGGTGCATATAACTTTCTATCAAAGTTATCATTTTCCCTTGGATGgtgaatttttgtgtgtttgttatttaaataataaacaagcAGGTAGGTACATTAATTAAGAAGGCCAAGCATGGATGAATTGTGAGCATATAATATGAACAGAGGATATTTGTTAATCCAATTTTGTGTTTCTGGAACCCAAtagtaagaaaattaaatgacataaacTCCACGACGACTTGGACAACTTCCCAAGTTGCCTTTTTTGGCTTGTTCATCTCATCTTCCCCAAGAATGACTCAGCTGCTTTTCATAGCATCAGTCATATATTGCAAAGGAGAAGGGTTGATccttggttggttggttgtccACTCATTTATTACTAATATGCCTTCTCAGAAGACTCACCCTGGAACTAGACCTCAGATAAAGCACCCCCTGGCCCAGAGTTAACATGCTTGTTATTAGGTCATAACTTCCTCATTTTGAGCCAGTCAGGtaaatttctt
Protein-coding regions in this window:
- the LOC101016729 gene encoding late cornified envelope protein 3D, whose translation is MSCQQNQQQCTPPPKCPSPKCPPKSPAQCLPPASSGCAPSSGGCGPSSEGGCCLSHHRRRHRCRRRRSNSCDRGSGQQGGSSGCSHGSGGCC